One window of the Burkholderia ubonensis subsp. mesacidophila genome contains the following:
- the livG gene encoding high-affinity branched-chain amino acid ABC transporter ATP-binding protein LivG, producing MSANAELLKVAGLQMRFGGLLAVDGIDFDVRRDEVFAIIGPNGAGKTTVFNCVGGFYKPTSGEVVLDGHRIAGLASHQIALKGLVRTFQNIRLFKSLTVVENLLVAQHRKVKSGLLHGLFATPAYRRAEKEALERAAVWLERMNLTSVANRPAGTLSYGHQRRLEIARCMITEPRLLMLDEPAAGLNPQEKIELQHLIDRLRREFGVAVLLIEHDMSLVMGVSDRILVMEHGRPIVIGSPEAVRNDPRVIKAYLGEE from the coding sequence ATGAGCGCGAATGCAGAACTGTTGAAGGTCGCTGGGCTGCAGATGCGCTTCGGCGGGCTGCTCGCCGTCGACGGCATCGATTTCGACGTGCGCCGCGACGAGGTGTTCGCGATCATCGGGCCGAACGGCGCGGGCAAGACCACCGTGTTCAACTGCGTCGGCGGCTTCTACAAGCCGACCTCGGGCGAGGTCGTGCTCGACGGGCACCGCATCGCGGGGCTCGCGAGCCACCAGATCGCGTTGAAGGGCCTCGTGCGGACGTTCCAGAACATCCGTCTGTTCAAGTCGCTGACGGTCGTCGAGAACCTGCTCGTCGCGCAGCACCGCAAGGTGAAGTCGGGGCTGCTGCACGGCCTGTTCGCGACGCCGGCGTACCGGCGCGCGGAGAAGGAAGCGCTCGAACGCGCGGCCGTGTGGCTCGAGCGGATGAACCTGACGTCGGTCGCCAACCGGCCGGCGGGCACGCTGTCGTACGGCCACCAGCGCCGGCTCGAGATCGCGCGCTGCATGATCACCGAGCCGCGCCTGCTGATGCTCGACGAGCCGGCGGCCGGCCTCAACCCGCAGGAGAAGATCGAGCTGCAGCACCTGATCGACCGGCTGCGTCGCGAGTTCGGCGTCGCGGTGCTGCTGATCGAGCACGACATGAGCCTCGTGATGGGCGTGTCGGATCGCATTCTCGTGATGGAGCACGGCCGGCCGATCGTGATCGGCTCGCCGGAGGCGGTCCGCAACGATCCGCGCGTGATCAAGGCGTATCTGGGGGAAGAGTGA
- a CDS encoding S10 family serine carboxypeptidase-like protein, which produces MVGGRTLPYTATTGHLSATDRDTGKRASMFYVAYSVDNIDPVRRPVTFLFNGGPVTASVWLHLGSWGPKRISTETRAADGSSYPLIDSSDSLLDQTDLVFVDAVGSGYSQAIAPSVNRDFWGVDADATVFRDFISRYVAVNGRGASPIYLYGESYGGIRAGVLADLLETAGIKVSGVVLNSPILNFNTACDLGAPDCTGFVPTYAAVSTYHRVSNKPEAMSPADYIEQARRFSIDAYRPALRASIDLGTAPSIALLSALNGYTGLASSLWANHLNLTPDIYSVNVKPGYVVDINDGRLATPAGGDWSDPYSDAFESHIRTLLPGFLGYRSGSTYSMAAGDSWQWTHDGLPLPDAIPDLASALTQNPDMKILALNGYHDLNCPFFQTDLELARIGKMSQVRSYTFAGGHMTYLTEASPEPLRQALRDFYGHPGAGS; this is translated from the coding sequence ATGGTCGGCGGCCGCACGCTGCCCTACACGGCAACCACGGGACATCTGTCCGCGACGGACCGCGATACGGGGAAGCGCGCTTCGATGTTCTACGTTGCGTACTCGGTCGACAATATTGATCCCGTCCGACGTCCGGTCACGTTCCTGTTCAACGGCGGTCCCGTTACCGCGAGCGTCTGGTTGCATCTCGGCAGTTGGGGGCCCAAGCGGATTTCGACGGAGACACGCGCCGCGGACGGAAGCAGCTACCCGTTGATCGATTCCAGCGACAGCCTGCTCGACCAGACCGATCTCGTGTTCGTCGATGCCGTCGGCTCCGGCTATTCGCAAGCGATCGCGCCGAGCGTGAATCGGGATTTCTGGGGCGTGGACGCGGACGCGACCGTATTCCGCGACTTCATCTCGCGTTACGTCGCCGTCAACGGACGCGGCGCATCCCCAATCTATCTCTACGGGGAATCGTACGGCGGCATTCGCGCGGGCGTGCTCGCCGATCTTCTCGAAACGGCGGGCATCAAGGTGAGCGGCGTCGTGCTGAACTCGCCGATCCTGAATTTCAACACCGCATGCGACCTCGGTGCGCCGGATTGCACAGGTTTCGTTCCGACCTACGCCGCGGTATCCACGTATCACCGCGTGTCGAACAAGCCCGAGGCGATGTCGCCCGCCGACTACATCGAGCAGGCTCGCCGCTTTTCCATCGACGCGTATCGGCCCGCGCTGCGGGCCAGCATCGACCTCGGCACCGCACCATCCATCGCACTGTTGTCGGCATTGAACGGCTACACCGGTCTTGCGTCGAGCCTGTGGGCGAATCATCTCAACCTGACGCCCGACATTTACTCCGTCAACGTGAAGCCGGGATACGTCGTCGACATCAATGACGGACGTCTCGCCACGCCGGCCGGCGGCGACTGGAGCGATCCATACAGCGACGCGTTCGAAAGCCACATCCGCACGCTGCTCCCCGGCTTCCTCGGCTACCGGAGCGGATCAACCTATTCGATGGCCGCGGGTGACTCCTGGCAATGGACGCACGACGGGCTGCCATTGCCCGATGCAATTCCCGATCTCGCCTCGGCGCTCACTCAGAATCCCGATATGAAGATCCTCGCATTGAACGGCTACCACGACCTGAACTGTCCATTTTTCCAGACCGATCTGGAACTGGCGCGAATCGGCAAGATGTCGCAGGTGCGCTCGTACACATTCGCCGGCGGGCACATGACCTACCTGACCGAAGCGTCGCCCGAGCCGTTGAGACAGGCATTGCGCGATTTCTACGGACACCCCGGAGCCGGATCATGA
- a CDS encoding EF-hand domain-containing protein, translating into MTVKTPRPFHPAAAWPRSMVHPALRARVFAIALTGVLSCAPRLASADAAANAAYGPGAERQRTQPERIEIPRDIRQPTEPPLSGQDLLQHLRDRYRQRFDAADVQGAGRITKEQARRAGWGYVVRNFDAMDGTGSGTVGFSDIMNFMRRNGAGL; encoded by the coding sequence ATGACCGTCAAGACACCTCGCCCATTCCACCCGGCCGCCGCTTGGCCACGCAGCATGGTCCATCCCGCGCTGCGCGCGCGCGTCTTCGCCATCGCATTGACGGGCGTGCTGTCGTGCGCCCCGAGACTCGCCAGCGCCGACGCGGCAGCGAATGCCGCATATGGCCCGGGCGCGGAGCGACAGCGCACGCAACCGGAGCGCATCGAGATTCCGCGCGACATCCGGCAGCCGACCGAACCGCCCTTGTCAGGACAAGATCTGCTACAACATTTGCGCGACCGTTACCGACAACGTTTCGACGCGGCCGACGTGCAAGGAGCGGGCCGCATCACCAAAGAACAGGCGCGTCGCGCCGGATGGGGCTACGTTGTACGAAACTTCGACGCAATGGATGGGACGGGTAGCGGAACCGTCGGCTTCAGCGACATCATGAACTTCATGCGCCGCAACGGGGCCGGCTTGTAA
- a CDS encoding ABC transporter ATP-binding protein, which yields MLKLEQVHTHYGAVEALAGVSIEVNKGEIVTLIGSNGAGKTTLMMTVCGTPRASSGRVLFEGKDITGMSTHQIMRQGMAISPEGRRVFPSLTVLENLKMGGFFASRDEIDAGVEHVYRLFPRLKERASQRAGTMSGGEQQMLAIGRALMSKPRLLLLDEPTLGLAPLVIAQIFDIIRMIRDEGVTVFLVEQNANKALQVADRGYVLETGRVVLADTGANLLANDRIKQAYLGG from the coding sequence ATGCTGAAGCTGGAACAGGTCCATACGCACTACGGCGCGGTCGAGGCGCTCGCGGGCGTATCGATCGAAGTGAACAAGGGCGAGATCGTCACGCTGATCGGCAGCAACGGCGCCGGCAAGACGACGCTGATGATGACCGTGTGCGGCACGCCGCGCGCGTCGTCGGGCCGCGTGCTGTTCGAGGGCAAGGACATCACCGGGATGTCGACGCACCAGATCATGCGGCAGGGGATGGCGATCTCGCCGGAAGGGCGGCGCGTGTTCCCGAGCCTCACGGTGCTCGAGAACCTGAAGATGGGCGGGTTCTTCGCGAGCCGCGACGAGATCGACGCGGGCGTCGAGCACGTGTATCGCCTCTTTCCGCGCCTGAAGGAGCGCGCATCGCAGCGCGCCGGCACGATGTCGGGCGGCGAGCAGCAGATGCTCGCGATCGGCCGCGCGCTGATGAGCAAGCCGCGCCTGCTGCTGCTCGACGAGCCGACGCTCGGCCTCGCGCCGCTCGTGATCGCGCAGATCTTCGACATCATCCGGATGATCCGCGATGAAGGCGTGACGGTATTCCTCGTCGAGCAGAACGCGAACAAGGCGCTGCAGGTCGCCGATCGCGGGTACGTGCTGGAGACGGGGCGGGTCGTGCTCGCGGATACCGGCGCGAACCTGCTCGCGAACGACCGGATCAAACAGGCTTATCTGGGCGGGTGA
- a CDS encoding high-affinity branched-chain amino acid ABC transporter permease LivM, with protein MSQVISVRRPAAGASFGDTLKNAVAAALLTAILTVPVLGLQLKLDGYQVVLEPHWRPVWIAVAAVFLFQLFKPWLTRAKAAVTLPAMPAMGATQQRAIVWVLLAVGLVWPFFGSRGAVDVATLALIYVILGLGLNIVVGFAGLLDLGYVGFYAVGGYTYAMLNQYFGLTFWECLPLAAIASATFGFLLGFPVLRLRGDYLAIVTLGFGEIIRLLANNLTSLTGGPDGISSIPKPTVFGFEMARTASVEGAKTFHELIGLEYSGEHMVIFLYLLALLLVGFTLFVTSRLIRMPMGRAWEALRDDEIACRSLGLNPTRIKLSAFTLGAAFAGIGGAFFAARQGLVNPESFTFIESALILAIVVLGGMGSQLGVILAAILLTVLPEVARGFAEYRMLIFGLVMVLMMMWRPQGLLPASRPHVELPQ; from the coding sequence ATGAGCCAAGTCATTTCCGTCCGCCGGCCGGCTGCCGGCGCCTCGTTCGGCGACACGCTGAAGAACGCCGTGGCCGCCGCGCTCCTGACGGCGATCCTCACGGTGCCCGTGCTCGGCCTGCAACTGAAGCTCGACGGCTACCAGGTCGTGCTCGAGCCGCACTGGCGCCCCGTGTGGATCGCGGTCGCGGCCGTGTTCCTGTTCCAGCTGTTCAAGCCGTGGCTCACGCGCGCGAAAGCCGCGGTGACGCTGCCGGCGATGCCCGCGATGGGCGCGACGCAGCAGCGCGCGATCGTCTGGGTGCTGCTCGCGGTCGGCCTCGTGTGGCCGTTCTTCGGGTCGCGCGGCGCGGTCGACGTCGCGACGCTCGCGCTGATCTACGTGATCCTCGGCCTCGGGCTGAACATCGTGGTCGGCTTCGCGGGCCTGCTCGACCTCGGCTACGTCGGCTTCTACGCGGTCGGCGGCTACACGTATGCGATGCTCAACCAGTACTTCGGGCTCACGTTCTGGGAATGCCTGCCGCTCGCCGCGATCGCGTCGGCGACGTTCGGCTTCCTGCTCGGCTTCCCGGTGCTGCGGCTGCGCGGCGACTATCTCGCGATCGTCACGCTCGGCTTCGGCGAGATCATCCGCCTGCTCGCGAACAACCTGACGAGCCTCACCGGCGGGCCGGACGGCATCTCGAGCATTCCGAAGCCGACCGTGTTCGGCTTCGAGATGGCGCGCACCGCGAGCGTCGAAGGCGCGAAGACCTTCCACGAGCTGATCGGTCTGGAGTACAGCGGCGAGCACATGGTGATCTTCCTGTACCTGCTCGCGCTGCTGCTGGTCGGCTTCACGCTGTTCGTGACGAGCCGCCTGATCCGCATGCCGATGGGCCGTGCGTGGGAAGCGCTGCGCGACGACGAGATCGCGTGCCGTTCGCTGGGGCTCAACCCGACCCGCATCAAGCTGTCGGCGTTCACGCTCGGCGCGGCGTTCGCGGGCATCGGCGGCGCGTTCTTCGCGGCGCGCCAGGGCCTCGTGAATCCGGAATCGTTCACCTTCATCGAGTCGGCGCTGATCCTCGCGATCGTCGTGCTCGGCGGGATGGGCTCGCAGCTCGGCGTGATCCTCGCGGCGATCCTGCTGACCGTGCTGCCGGAAGTCGCGCGCGGGTTTGCCGAGTACCGGATGCTGATCTTCGGCCTGGTGATGGTGTTGATGATGATGTGGCGTCCGCAGGGCCTGTTGCCCGCGAGCCGTCCCCACGTGGAGCTGCCGCAATGA
- the livH gene encoding high-affinity branched-chain amino acid ABC transporter permease LivH, whose protein sequence is MTDFFPQFAQQLVNGLTLGAIYALIAIGYSMVYGIIGMINFAHGEIYMIGAYVGLVTLTAIGVSAGYPLPLVLGAALIVSVIVTGLYGFAVERVAYRPLRGGPRLVPLISAIGMSIFLQNYVQIGQGARDVSVPVLISGAFEIHLGGDFDVTVPYARLLIVCVTIVLMIALTLFISHSRMGRACRACAEDMKMANLLGIDTNRVISFTFVLGAMLAAVGGVLIGLTIGKLNPYIGFVAGIKAFTAAVLGGIGSIPGAMLGGVLLGLAETFAAGYMPAEYKDVVAFGLLVLILLFRPTGLLGKSDIEKV, encoded by the coding sequence ATGACTGATTTCTTTCCGCAATTCGCCCAGCAGCTGGTCAACGGCCTGACGCTGGGCGCGATCTATGCGCTGATCGCCATCGGCTACTCGATGGTCTACGGCATCATCGGCATGATCAACTTCGCCCACGGCGAGATCTACATGATCGGCGCGTACGTGGGCCTCGTGACCCTGACCGCGATCGGCGTGTCCGCCGGCTATCCGCTGCCGCTCGTGCTCGGCGCGGCGCTGATCGTGTCGGTGATCGTCACCGGGCTGTACGGTTTCGCGGTCGAGCGCGTCGCGTACCGGCCGCTGCGCGGCGGCCCGCGCCTCGTGCCGCTGATCTCCGCGATCGGCATGTCGATCTTCCTGCAGAACTACGTGCAGATCGGCCAGGGCGCGCGCGACGTGTCCGTGCCGGTGCTGATCTCCGGCGCGTTCGAGATCCACCTCGGCGGCGACTTCGACGTGACCGTGCCGTATGCGCGCCTCCTGATCGTCTGCGTGACGATCGTGCTGATGATCGCGCTCACGCTGTTCATCTCGCACTCGCGGATGGGCCGCGCCTGCCGCGCGTGCGCCGAGGACATGAAGATGGCGAACCTGCTCGGCATCGACACGAACCGCGTGATCTCGTTCACGTTCGTGCTCGGCGCGATGCTCGCGGCCGTCGGCGGCGTGCTGATCGGCCTGACGATCGGCAAGCTGAATCCGTACATCGGCTTCGTCGCGGGTATCAAGGCGTTCACCGCCGCGGTGCTCGGCGGCATCGGCAGCATTCCGGGCGCGATGCTCGGCGGCGTGCTGCTCGGCCTTGCCGAGACTTTCGCAGCGGGCTACATGCCGGCCGAGTACAAGGACGTCGTCGCGTTCGGCCTGCTCGTGCTGATCCTGCTCTTCCGCCCGACCGGCCTGCTCGGCAAGTCGGATATCGAAAAGGTTTGA
- a CDS encoding lasso peptide biosynthesis B2 protein — MNRDIHFAWFENQLISLDMASDAYTVFSERQSRELRRRADEARAGSGRGGEMGFGVALPNDESALEWISAGPRSAYSGVSLNCWMLKERDVSFSANVLIVARALALLRCVHRCANAERMIGLKRLIERKRLARSKRSTVGIDVLIRSLNAACMLYTKKTKCLEWGAVLVLLGFRYGHDLRLVVGVQSRPFYAHAWAELDGEVVGDESTLRDQLAVILEI, encoded by the coding sequence ATGAATAGAGATATTCATTTTGCCTGGTTCGAAAATCAGCTAATCAGCCTCGATATGGCGAGTGACGCCTATACGGTATTTTCCGAGCGGCAATCGAGGGAGTTGAGGCGCCGCGCCGACGAAGCTCGCGCGGGCAGTGGCCGTGGTGGCGAGATGGGGTTCGGCGTCGCATTGCCGAATGACGAGTCGGCGCTCGAATGGATCAGTGCTGGCCCGCGCAGCGCATATTCCGGCGTGTCGCTGAACTGCTGGATGCTCAAGGAGCGCGACGTATCGTTTTCGGCGAACGTGCTGATCGTTGCGCGAGCGCTGGCGCTGCTCCGCTGCGTGCATCGCTGCGCGAATGCCGAGCGGATGATTGGACTGAAACGCCTGATCGAGCGGAAGCGGCTTGCGCGCAGCAAGCGCAGCACGGTTGGTATCGATGTGCTGATCCGTTCGCTGAATGCAGCCTGCATGTTGTACACGAAGAAGACCAAGTGCCTTGAGTGGGGGGCGGTGCTGGTTTTGCTCGGCTTTCGCTACGGTCACGATCTTCGGCTGGTCGTCGGCGTGCAGAGCCGGCCGTTCTATGCGCACGCATGGGCCGAACTCGACGGCGAGGTGGTCGGGGACGAAAGCACGCTCCGCGATCAACTGGCGGTCATTCTCGAAATCTAG